One Psychrobacillus glaciei genomic region harbors:
- a CDS encoding DUF6678 family protein, with product MRFAGYQSLMNDTKWEEIWLAMIDIPELIYWRTKDMETNYISDWDVEWFYHFKLDGNRDSYKTIEWLEIKFDSEEIKNKLVKILKEMHTPGEVLSNTIKAYGYIKEGTFMDYI from the coding sequence ATGAGGTTTGCTGGATACCAAAGTCTAATGAATGATACAAAATGGGAAGAAATTTGGTTAGCAATGATTGATATACCAGAACTCATCTATTGGCGAACAAAGGATATGGAGACTAATTATATTAGTGATTGGGATGTAGAATGGTTTTATCATTTCAAACTAGACGGAAATAGGGATAGCTATAAAACAATTGAATGGTTGGAAATTAAATTTGACAGTGAAGAAATAAAAAACAAATTAGTAAAAATCCTAAAAGAGATGCACACTCCAGGTGAGGTTTTAAGTAATACTATCAAGGCTTATGGCTATATAAAGGAAGGTACTTTTATGGATTATATTTAA
- a CDS encoding IS3 family transposase (programmed frameshift) produces MGKNVYTSEIKWAVVKEKMSGKLTTKEIMEKYGIKNKSQVETWMRWYRANEIHRFDQPIGKQYTFGHGPDFKSEEEKKDTQMNHLKMENEILKKVFGNDKGVEKHIVLQIVEKFRKNYTVSAILSALEVPRSSFYRWLAEGVEKFLTLAEEAIIELCKTTKYRNGHRKIKALLKRDYGIKLDRNTVQKTMQKFHLQCKVKQKRKWKSQGESVVIAPNVLNRNFIASKPNEKWVTDITYIQYGSVTLYLSTIMDLYNNEIVTYKLYNHQQTPLVMDTLREALIARGNPQGVIVHSDQGSVYTSYAYQNALKENHLVSSMSRRGNCWDNAVIESFHSSLKTEEFSLAKFNSLSNVSVVQRIDEYIRHYNEERIQEKLGYLTPKEFGIAAA; encoded by the exons ATGGGCAAAAACGTGTATACAAGTGAGATTAAATGGGCAGTCGTCAAAGAAAAAATGAGTGGTAAGCTAACAACGAAAGAAATTATGGAGAAATACGGAATTAAGAATAAATCTCAAGTTGAGACATGGATGAGATGGTATAGAGCGAATGAAATTCATCGTTTTGACCAACCGATTGGGAAACAATATACGTTCGGGCATGGACCTGATTTTAAGAGTGAAGAGGAGAAGAAAGATACGCAGATGAACCATTTAAAAATGGAGAATGAGATTCTAA AAAAAGTATTTGGAAATGATAAAGGAGTTGAAAAACACATAGTTCTTCAAATCGTGGAAAAGTTTCGGAAAAACTATACAGTAAGTGCCATTTTATCAGCCTTAGAAGTACCACGTTCCAGCTTTTATCGTTGGTTAGCTGAAGGTGTTGAGAAGTTTTTAACCTTAGCAGAAGAAGCAATCATCGAGCTATGTAAGACAACGAAATACCGTAATGGTCATCGTAAAATAAAGGCGTTATTAAAAAGAGATTATGGAATCAAATTAGACCGCAATACCGTTCAGAAAACCATGCAAAAGTTTCATCTTCAATGCAAAGTAAAACAAAAAAGAAAATGGAAATCTCAAGGTGAGTCAGTAGTAATTGCTCCAAATGTATTAAATCGTAACTTTATAGCTAGTAAACCGAACGAAAAATGGGTAACGGATATTACGTATATTCAATATGGTAGCGTCACATTATATCTTTCGACGATCATGGATCTATATAACAATGAAATTGTCACTTATAAGCTTTATAATCATCAACAGACTCCGTTAGTCATGGATACGTTGCGTGAAGCGTTAATAGCTCGCGGAAATCCCCAAGGAGTTATTGTTCATTCTGATCAAGGAAGTGTCTATACATCGTATGCTTATCAAAATGCCTTGAAGGAAAACCATTTAGTTAGCAGTATGTCCAGACGTGGAAACTGTTGGGATAATGCAGTAATTGAGTCCTTTCATTCTAGTTTAAAAACAGAAGAGTTTAGCCTAGCCAAGTTTAATTCATTAAGTAATGTCAGTGTTGTGCAAAGAATTGACGAGTATATTCGTCATTACAATGAAGAACGTATCCAAGAAAAATTAGGCTACCTTACGCCAAAAGAATTTGGCATTGCGGCAGCCTAA
- a CDS encoding lipid II flippase Amj family protein, translating into MIALFILIIHSIETLAYSVRLSGARVKLLASALSLFNVMVMVSRLANMMQQPFTGSLIDNAPKENTLEFVESQYRILIGSAALGTIIGLLLLPTFIAVFSRAIIHLAGERGSIPALLKKGFTFSYLRRAKKHIHLPRYTYLKDMSWRDIPIKLFCINILITAIYTIGVLSALYAALFAPERATTAVMASGLINGIATILLIVFIDPKISILADDVINKKGNYVTLKSASIMMVTSRLLGTLLAQVLFIPGAKYIAWFTQFLM; encoded by the coding sequence ATGATTGCATTATTTATCTTAATAATTCATTCAATCGAAACCTTAGCTTATTCAGTACGTTTATCAGGGGCAAGAGTGAAACTATTAGCATCGGCACTTTCCCTATTTAATGTGATGGTAATGGTTTCAAGGCTAGCGAATATGATGCAACAACCTTTTACGGGAAGTTTGATTGATAATGCACCAAAGGAAAATACTTTAGAATTTGTCGAGAGCCAGTATCGAATTCTAATTGGTTCTGCAGCATTAGGCACAATAATAGGTTTACTTTTGTTACCGACATTTATTGCTGTTTTTTCGAGGGCAATCATTCATTTAGCAGGAGAGCGAGGTTCGATTCCAGCGTTATTAAAAAAAGGATTTACATTTTCATATTTAAGACGTGCAAAAAAGCATATTCATCTACCTAGATATACTTATTTGAAAGATATGAGTTGGCGAGATATACCTATTAAATTATTTTGCATTAATATATTGATTACAGCAATTTATACAATTGGAGTTTTATCTGCACTATATGCAGCTTTGTTTGCACCTGAACGAGCAACAACTGCTGTTATGGCATCGGGTTTAATAAATGGTATAGCTACAATATTACTAATTGTATTTATTGACCCCAAAATTTCAATCCTAGCGGATGATGTAATCAACAAAAAAGGGAATTATGTCACATTAAAAAGTGCCTCTATTATGATGGTTACATCAAGATTGTTAGGAACACTTTTAGCACAGGTCTTATTCATTCCAGGTGCAAAGTATATTGCTTGGTTTACACAGTTCCTAATGTAG
- a CDS encoding GNAT family N-acetyltransferase, with amino-acid sequence MIIREMQLSDIESIRAIAAHTWKDTYSKFIPKDIQEKVLKDAYSMGTMDNRFKSSIMLVAESKKEIMGYAFFSGDLSSKDVFLESLYVHPNHQGKGAGKQLLLTGLSNFKEPLSLSLTVYKGNPNIAFYEREGFKVIKENKGDFYGHPLVFILMKKNLKNNDPV; translated from the coding sequence ATGATAATAAGAGAAATGCAATTGTCAGACATAGAAAGCATCAGAGCTATTGCAGCACACACTTGGAAGGATACATATAGTAAGTTTATTCCGAAAGATATACAAGAGAAAGTTCTAAAAGACGCTTATTCTATGGGAACGATGGATAATAGATTTAAGTCCTCTATTATGTTGGTTGCTGAAAGTAAGAAAGAAATTATGGGATATGCTTTTTTCTCTGGCGATTTATCGAGTAAAGACGTATTTTTAGAGTCCTTATATGTTCATCCAAATCACCAAGGAAAAGGAGCTGGAAAACAGCTCTTATTAACTGGACTTTCAAATTTCAAAGAACCGCTTAGCTTATCTTTAACAGTTTATAAAGGAAATCCAAATATCGCTTTTTATGAAAGAGAAGGATTCAAGGTAATAAAAGAGAATAAAGGCGATTTTTATGGACATCCATTAGTCTTTATATTAATGAAAAAGAATTTAAAAAATAATGATCCTGTGTAA
- a CDS encoding IS110 family RNA-guided transposase: MHSKMNNKINQVTENTLVVGIDIAKHVHYACFVDERGRVIEKAFSVYQSKEGFESLYEKIRQTLLETQKTEVIVGIEPTGHYWMNLAYFLDQYDIPLVMVNPMHVKRSKELDDNLPTKNDKKDALVIARLLKDGRFSYPRILKEVEAELRIGSTLRSKLTEDLASIKNRIIRWLDRYFPEFTQVFPSFGKMALTALERTPMPQDIQGKTAEELVFLYRQVGGMRAPQLPKAKLLIEKASNSIGLTEGQKMAKHEIATLLRQFRLLEAEIEAVNDQLTEMAKTTMEYDLLASVPGLGDATIVDLLSEVGSFSLYENPRQLIKLAGLTLRENSSGQHKGQKHISKRGRKRLRHILFKVIVPLIRHNLAFKQLHEYYTTRNQNPLRGKQSMVVLCGKLLKILHGICKKKVYFNEQLMMKDLYCLGEAA; the protein is encoded by the coding sequence ATGCATTCTAAAATGAATAACAAAATTAATCAAGTAACTGAAAATACACTCGTCGTTGGTATAGACATAGCGAAGCACGTGCATTACGCCTGCTTTGTCGATGAACGAGGACGTGTGATAGAAAAAGCATTTTCTGTATATCAATCAAAAGAAGGATTCGAAAGCTTGTATGAAAAAATTAGACAAACGCTGCTGGAAACACAGAAAACGGAAGTCATCGTCGGCATTGAACCAACAGGTCACTACTGGATGAACTTAGCCTATTTTTTAGATCAATACGACATTCCACTTGTCATGGTAAATCCAATGCACGTCAAACGTTCGAAAGAACTTGATGATAATTTGCCGACTAAAAATGATAAAAAAGATGCATTAGTCATCGCGCGATTATTGAAAGATGGACGCTTTAGCTATCCGCGAATATTAAAAGAAGTAGAAGCTGAACTACGGATTGGTTCTACTCTTAGATCAAAGTTAACGGAGGATCTAGCAAGTATTAAAAATCGAATCATTCGTTGGCTCGATCGATATTTTCCTGAATTCACTCAAGTCTTTCCTTCTTTCGGAAAAATGGCACTTACTGCATTAGAAAGAACACCAATGCCACAGGACATTCAAGGGAAAACCGCGGAAGAACTTGTATTTCTCTACCGTCAGGTAGGGGGTATGAGAGCTCCACAACTACCAAAAGCTAAGCTACTCATTGAAAAGGCTTCAAACTCTATTGGACTGACAGAAGGACAAAAGATGGCCAAACATGAAATCGCCACACTCCTACGTCAGTTTCGCTTATTAGAAGCTGAAATCGAAGCAGTGAATGACCAATTAACTGAAATGGCAAAGACAACGATGGAATATGACCTACTCGCGTCAGTACCAGGTTTAGGTGATGCGACGATTGTTGATCTACTTTCCGAAGTAGGGAGCTTTTCACTTTACGAAAATCCACGCCAACTCATTAAACTAGCGGGACTAACATTACGTGAAAACTCTTCTGGTCAACATAAGGGTCAAAAACATATATCAAAACGTGGACGTAAGAGACTTAGACATATCCTTTTCAAAGTGATTGTTCCTTTGATTCGGCATAACCTAGCATTCAAACAACTTCATGAATACTACACCACAAGGAATCAGAATCCCTTACGGGGCAAGCAATCGATGGTAGTACTCTGTGGTAAATTACTAAAAATATTACATGGGATTTGTAAAAAGAAAGTGTATTTTAACGAGCAACTTATGATGAAAGATCTCTACTGTCTCGGAGAGGCAGCGTAA
- a CDS encoding Imm26 family immunity protein produces the protein MDLKKELLIPKLKATKYTKKRRRIKFGDVYAIPLPNGKYAYGRVFADAGFGVYEHIGESMADTPISEDYQFNVGVYQHALSSGKWTFIENRPFKKEEEAFPPPTCIIDSISGEYSIYHKGEIRSATKSECEGLEITAVWDANHITDRIMDDDKWHR, from the coding sequence ATTGATTTAAAAAAGGAACTATTAATTCCAAAATTAAAGGCAACTAAGTATACAAAAAAACGCCGTAGAATAAAATTTGGTGATGTTTACGCAATACCTTTACCTAATGGAAAATATGCTTATGGAAGAGTTTTTGCTGATGCAGGTTTTGGAGTGTATGAGCATATAGGAGAAAGTATGGCAGACACTCCAATAAGTGAGGATTACCAGTTTAATGTAGGAGTGTACCAACATGCTTTATCTTCAGGTAAGTGGACTTTTATAGAAAATCGTCCTTTTAAAAAAGAGGAAGAGGCTTTTCCTCCTCCTACTTGTATCATTGATAGTATTTCAGGAGAATATTCCATTTACCATAAAGGAGAAATCCGAAGTGCAACTAAATCGGAATGTGAAGGATTAGAAATAACAGCTGTTTGGGACGCAAATCATATTACTGATAGAATTATGGATGATGACAAGTGGCATAGATAG
- the ltrA gene encoding group II intron reverse transcriptase/maturase has product MTDTFTDLYQRAKNKESFHLLYDIITSRNNILLAYRIIKSNKESKTPGTDGKTIVDMEKRSENELVEEIQSKLKNYRPMKVRRKLIEKDNGKIRPLGIPCILDRIIQQCFKQVLEPMAEAHFYNHSYGFRPLRSTHHAMARIQFLVNQSKLHYVVDVDIKGFFDNINHTLLIKQLWNLGIRDRQVLACISKMLKAEVDGEGIPTKGSPQGGLLSPLLSNIVLNELDQWIANQWELFPLHKNLKTREGQLLAKKRTHLKEGYIVRYADDLKIICRDWKTAEKWYHAVKRYLKDRLKLDISPEKSKIINLRKNESAFLGFTIRANRKGKKRVAHTFVKAEKMQKIKADAKKRLEILRTSPTTQNAMRFNSFVLGLHNYFNRATHVNLAFSRLAYEIGASMYNRLKPVGKYKHPNNPPPVYKKFYGSGSKTYKIAGVYLLPLGIIKTKNVIGFLKV; this is encoded by the coding sequence ATGACAGACACCTTTACAGACTTATATCAACGAGCCAAAAATAAAGAATCATTCCATCTGCTATACGACATCATCACGTCGAGGAACAATATTTTATTAGCGTATCGAATAATTAAGTCAAATAAAGAGTCGAAGACCCCTGGAACAGATGGTAAAACTATTGTAGACATGGAAAAACGTTCGGAGAACGAATTAGTAGAAGAAATACAAAGTAAGCTTAAAAATTATCGCCCAATGAAAGTTAGACGCAAACTAATAGAAAAAGATAACGGTAAGATACGACCATTGGGTATTCCATGCATTCTTGATAGAATCATACAACAATGCTTTAAACAAGTGTTAGAGCCAATGGCAGAGGCTCATTTTTATAATCATAGCTATGGATTTAGACCTTTACGGTCTACTCATCATGCGATGGCCAGAATTCAATTTCTAGTTAATCAGTCGAAACTCCATTACGTTGTAGATGTTGATATAAAAGGGTTCTTTGATAATATCAATCATACCTTGCTTATTAAACAGTTATGGAATTTAGGTATTCGGGATAGACAGGTTCTAGCCTGTATATCTAAAATGCTAAAAGCAGAAGTGGATGGAGAAGGTATTCCAACAAAAGGTTCTCCGCAAGGTGGCCTACTTTCACCGTTATTGTCTAACATTGTACTAAATGAATTGGACCAATGGATTGCGAATCAATGGGAACTATTCCCCCTCCATAAAAACTTAAAAACTAGAGAAGGTCAACTTCTTGCCAAAAAGCGAACTCACTTAAAAGAAGGCTACATAGTTAGATACGCTGATGACCTCAAAATCATCTGTCGAGATTGGAAAACTGCTGAAAAGTGGTATCATGCTGTAAAGCGTTATCTAAAAGACCGTTTAAAACTTGATATTTCACCAGAAAAATCGAAGATTATTAATCTACGCAAGAATGAGTCTGCTTTCCTTGGCTTCACAATACGTGCGAATCGTAAAGGAAAAAAGCGAGTCGCCCATACGTTTGTCAAAGCCGAAAAGATGCAGAAAATTAAGGCGGATGCAAAGAAACGACTAGAAATACTCCGAACATCGCCAACTACTCAAAATGCTATGCGCTTTAATAGTTTCGTCTTAGGGTTACACAATTATTTTAACAGAGCTACTCACGTCAACTTAGCGTTCTCACGCCTTGCCTACGAAATAGGTGCATCTATGTACAATCGTCTTAAACCTGTCGGTAAATATAAACATCCCAACAATCCGCCACCTGTCTATAAAAAGTTTTATGGCTCAGGCTCTAAAACGTATAAAATCGCCGGGGTATACCTCCTTCCTCTCGGGATCATTAAAACTAAAAATGTGATTGGTTTTCTCAAAGTATAA
- a CDS encoding DUF3977 family protein produces the protein MKFIEFGIGNTWIIRTETELEDGTEYEEKGIKGPIKFYSLYIRIWIGKTVVIADLKEGFKSQKKNRNEFKVIFGMVSS, from the coding sequence CTGAAATTTATTGAATTTGGAATAGGAAACACGTGGATAATTAGGACGGAAACAGAGTTAGAAGATGGCACTGAATATGAAGAAAAAGGAATTAAGGGACCGATAAAATTCTACTCTTTATATATAAGAATTTGGATCGGTAAAACCGTTGTAATAGCGGATTTAAAAGAAGGATTTAAAAGCCAAAAGAAAAATCGTAACGAATTTAAAGTTATATTTGGTATGGTCAGTAGTTAA
- a CDS encoding uridine kinase family protein: MRKIDRGIVIGISGGSGSGKTTYCSNLAKNLDALKVKTLSTDDYFKEVKPKVNAPYNGRQYDDYDHPTSVDIDKLHRDINHLISSKTFDVVIVEGLMVLFFEEIREKLDLKIFVDCPSDERLVRRLKRDINEESFDEISSEYLDVVRHRYNEFVEPTKWYADIIINGSNTSKNSIDVVRKWLIN; the protein is encoded by the coding sequence ATGAGAAAAATAGACCGTGGTATTGTTATTGGAATATCAGGTGGTTCAGGTAGTGGAAAAACCACTTATTGCAGTAATTTGGCGAAGAATTTAGATGCATTAAAAGTTAAAACCTTATCTACTGATGATTACTTTAAAGAAGTAAAACCGAAAGTAAATGCTCCATACAATGGAAGACAATATGATGATTACGACCATCCTACTTCTGTGGATATTGACAAGCTACATAGAGATATAAATCATTTAATATCATCTAAAACGTTTGATGTTGTTATTGTTGAAGGCTTAATGGTCTTGTTTTTTGAAGAAATTCGAGAGAAACTTGATTTGAAGATATTTGTTGATTGCCCTTCAGATGAGAGATTAGTCAGGAGATTAAAACGAGATATTAACGAAGAAAGCTTTGATGAAATTTCTTCGGAATATCTCGATGTAGTAAGACATCGTTATAATGAGTTTGTTGAACCTACAAAATGGTACGCGGATATAATCATAAACGGTTCCAATACTAGTAAAAACTCAATAGATGTTGTACGGAAATGGTTAATAAATTAA
- a CDS encoding DUF4190 domain-containing protein: MVEKTQRNNSKSVISLTLGILSILIPYIGLILGVIGVVVSRKATKEIVKTNEGGSGLATSGLICSVVGIIIQLFLVVSIIAFYSLTNVG; encoded by the coding sequence ATGGTTGAAAAAACTCAAAGAAACAACAGTAAATCAGTAATTTCCTTAACACTTGGTATTCTTTCAATCCTAATACCATACATCGGGTTGATACTTGGTGTTATAGGAGTTGTAGTTTCAAGAAAAGCGACAAAAGAAATTGTAAAAACAAATGAAGGTGGCAGTGGATTGGCTACCTCTGGTTTAATTTGTAGCGTTGTAGGGATTATAATTCAACTCTTTCTAGTAGTGAGTATTATTGCTTTCTATTCTCTAACTAATGTAGGTTAG
- a CDS encoding serine hydrolase: MQKVLEKLKEIESGEVGIIIYSTLKHDIVLALNKSLSVPLASASKVAIAFCIAKLVEERHYKWSDIVENVIFNPEEDSKVVFPHFQNRDSLALQDAVEVMIACHDSFIANRIVEFCGGWEMVTRKINSDFNNINIIQNPRDLDNNGELSQMLEILRLIFQGYKTNPALWTPIMNGLVKQRGEIEGIPSNFLNHMTGGLDNVVVDIGIIGEFSQNPLLYVLGAKDLPNRYKEKLADEIIIDAMKLLYVAYCNQETKSKSLL; encoded by the coding sequence ATGCAGAAAGTTCTTGAGAAATTAAAGGAAATAGAATCAGGTGAGGTAGGAATTATTATTTATTCTACTTTAAAACACGATATAGTTTTGGCTTTAAATAAAAGTTTATCAGTACCCCTTGCTTCTGCTTCTAAAGTAGCAATTGCTTTTTGTATCGCGAAATTAGTTGAAGAAAGACACTATAAATGGAGTGACATTGTTGAAAATGTTATTTTCAATCCAGAAGAGGATAGTAAAGTAGTATTTCCTCACTTTCAAAACAGAGATAGCTTGGCACTCCAAGATGCAGTTGAAGTGATGATAGCCTGCCACGATAGTTTCATTGCGAACAGAATTGTTGAATTTTGTGGTGGATGGGAAATGGTAACCCGAAAAATAAATTCAGATTTTAACAATATCAATATTATTCAAAATCCAAGAGACTTGGATAACAATGGTGAGTTGAGTCAGATGTTAGAAATATTAAGATTGATATTTCAAGGATACAAAACTAATCCAGCGTTATGGACTCCAATTATGAATGGTTTAGTAAAGCAACGAGGTGAAATAGAAGGAATACCAAGCAATTTCTTAAATCATATGACGGGTGGATTAGATAACGTTGTAGTTGATATTGGAATAATAGGTGAGTTCTCTCAAAATCCACTATTATATGTTTTGGGGGCAAAGGATTTACCTAATCGTTACAAAGAGAAATTGGCAGATGAAATAATTATAGATGCTATGAAATTGCTTTATGTTGCGTATTGCAATCAGGAAACTAAGTCTAAAAGTTTACTTTAA
- a CDS encoding DUF6241 domain-containing protein yields the protein MEKNHEKESSKVVENEVDSSSKEDEKKEFVSTVDTRFGWENTFHSKMIDEWKSRNEPFVDNLVEDVIQQMAHQKIIAGEKEGSIIITPERIDILIQMVEENKDKYEHYETYLDILKRWKKGDFSTVDNDHNVLMRIQGSKTGGVATGIATEEQEVHYIFQVFAKQVDEVFGSTEKHNETESEFSDPKTWKDVSTPEGFNSYGIEPTLEAWIAYHAEDITKTTDVKEYYPRARRFITEMKYFRVQGEDLQKDFANLMMLQTWISHLDYVISVNDQQGIRTAENYEEMKKSFKYFTELLHDIDIVINHDGKGETFGFAYQLDGKKVQEIDTYIHIN from the coding sequence TTGGAAAAGAACCATGAAAAAGAATCTTCTAAAGTTGTTGAAAATGAAGTAGATAGCAGTTCAAAAGAAGATGAAAAAAAAGAGTTTGTATCGACAGTGGATACGAGATTTGGTTGGGAAAATACTTTTCATTCCAAGATGATTGATGAATGGAAAAGTAGAAATGAACCATTTGTTGACAATCTAGTGGAAGATGTGATTCAACAAATGGCGCACCAAAAGATTATTGCTGGTGAAAAAGAAGGTTCAATTATAATAACACCAGAAAGAATCGACATTTTGATACAGATGGTAGAAGAAAATAAAGACAAATATGAACATTATGAAACATATTTAGATATATTAAAACGTTGGAAAAAGGGTGATTTTTCAACAGTTGACAATGATCATAATGTTTTGATGCGTATTCAAGGGTCCAAAACTGGTGGTGTAGCGACAGGTATCGCTACAGAAGAACAAGAGGTACACTATATATTCCAAGTTTTCGCTAAGCAGGTAGATGAAGTCTTTGGTTCGACAGAAAAACATAATGAAACAGAATCCGAATTCAGCGACCCGAAGACCTGGAAGGACGTTTCAACGCCTGAAGGCTTCAACAGTTATGGAATAGAACCAACGTTGGAAGCTTGGATTGCCTATCACGCTGAAGATATTACCAAAACAACTGATGTGAAAGAATATTACCCGAGGGCAAGGCGTTTCATTACGGAAATGAAATATTTTCGGGTTCAAGGTGAAGACCTTCAAAAAGACTTTGCAAATTTGATGATGCTTCAAACTTGGATAAGCCATCTAGATTATGTTATATCAGTAAACGATCAGCAAGGGATTAGAACGGCAGAAAACTATGAAGAAATGAAAAAATCTTTTAAATATTTCACCGAACTACTTCACGATATCGACATTGTAATAAATCACGACGGAAAGGGCGAAACATTCGGGTTCGCGTACCAATTAGACGGGAAAAAGGTTCAGGAAATAGATACGTACATCCATATAAATTAA
- a CDS encoding nucleotidyltransferase domain-containing protein, producing MVLEEALEAIVSSLKKDIRSQAIFLKGSMGRGEQDEHSDIDLYCLVNEEDEEEFLQSRLYHLESYNKLLFHDSIFIVAPQILAVYENLVHVDLFTVTEHTYIEKDFLKVLYDPNYKMEKYKQTQNLELSDQEFQDAADDVAWFLF from the coding sequence ATGGTTTTAGAGGAAGCATTAGAGGCAATTGTAAGTAGTTTAAAGAAGGACATAAGGTCTCAGGCAATTTTTTTAAAAGGGTCAATGGGGCGAGGCGAACAAGACGAGCATTCCGATATTGATCTGTATTGTTTAGTGAACGAAGAAGATGAAGAAGAATTCCTTCAAAGTAGGCTCTACCATTTAGAGTCTTATAATAAATTATTATTTCATGATAGTATCTTCATAGTTGCCCCACAGATTCTTGCGGTCTATGAGAATTTAGTACATGTGGATCTGTTTACGGTGACAGAACATACATATATCGAAAAAGATTTTTTGAAAGTTCTTTACGATCCAAACTATAAAATGGAGAAATACAAGCAGACCCAGAATCTGGAATTATCTGACCAAGAGTTTCAGGATGCAGCCGATGATGTCGCTTGGTTCCTTTTTTAA
- a CDS encoding alpha/beta fold hydrolase, with translation MTKEMFIQISDFKLFAKLIGKNNGKPTIVMDAGYGDYSKTWDSIISDISMLTEVLIYDRAGVGKSEKSSNHRTSSVMIQELNELLKKTKIKHPYILVGHSFGGLNTRLYASEYPKEVCGLILVDSTPEEYREKFLPTMSKEFQEAYNKQFVYESNYDEFIESLKQIKESRRKLNIPLIVLSAGKKAHYSKESQELWHEMQKGILEISTNSEFIIAENSAHYIQNDEPKIVIEAIKRMIEKY, from the coding sequence ATGACAAAAGAGATGTTTATACAAATTAGTGATTTTAAACTGTTCGCTAAATTGATTGGGAAGAATAATGGTAAACCAACAATTGTGATGGACGCCGGATATGGAGATTATTCTAAAACTTGGGATTCGATTATCTCCGATATTTCAATGCTAACGGAAGTGCTAATCTATGATAGAGCTGGAGTAGGGAAGAGCGAAAAAAGTTCTAACCATAGAACAAGCAGTGTGATGATACAAGAATTGAACGAACTTCTTAAAAAGACAAAAATAAAACATCCATACATATTAGTTGGCCATTCTTTTGGTGGACTGAACACGAGGTTATATGCTTCTGAATATCCTAAAGAGGTTTGTGGATTAATATTAGTTGACTCAACACCAGAAGAGTATAGAGAAAAATTTCTGCCAACGATGTCAAAAGAGTTTCAAGAAGCATATAACAAACAATTTGTATACGAAAGTAACTATGATGAATTTATAGAAAGTTTAAAACAAATTAAAGAGTCAAGAAGGAAATTAAATATACCCTTGATTGTTCTTTCAGCGGGCAAAAAAGCTCATTATTCTAAAGAGTCTCAGGAATTATGGCATGAAATGCAGAAAGGGATATTAGAAATATCCACAAACAGTGAATTCATTATTGCTGAAAATAGTGCACATTATATACAAAATGATGAACCAAAAATAGTTATAGAGGCAATAAAACGAATGATTGAAAAATACTAA